One Aster yellows witches'-broom phytoplasma AYWB DNA segment encodes these proteins:
- the rpsN gene encoding 30S ribosomal protein S14: MAKKSKIVKDQKQRELVLKYSKLRLELKKKADYAGLSQIPAKASPVRLKNRDSIDGRPRGYIRKFGISRINFRQLAHQGKLPGVRKTSW; the protein is encoded by the coding sequence ATGGCTAAAAAATCCAAAATCGTAAAAGATCAAAAACAAAGAGAGCTAGTTTTAAAATATTCCAAACTTCGCTTAGAACTTAAAAAAAAAGCTGACTACGCTGGATTGTCTCAAATTCCTGCCAAAGCATCACCTGTACGTTTAAAAAACAGAGATTCTATTGATGGAAGACCACGCGGATACATTCGTAAATTCGGCATCTCCCGCATTAATTTTAGGCAGTTAGCTCATCAAGGTAAATTACCTGGAGTCAGAAAAACTAGTTGGTAA
- the rplE gene encoding 50S ribosomal protein L5, which produces MSIKKENTLDYSKITATLMKTFNYKSVMQVPKVDKVVINMGVGDAIFNVKVLDDVVEELKLLSGQSPVITKAKKAISNFKLREGMPIGAKVTLRGARKEAFLYKLTRLVLPRVRDFRGISGKSFDGRGNYALGLKEQIVFPEINIDKVKKIRGMDIIIVTTAKNNTQAKKLLELYGMPFKN; this is translated from the coding sequence ATGTCAATTAAAAAAGAAAATACTCTAGACTATTCCAAAATCACTGCCACCCTAATGAAAACTTTTAATTATAAATCTGTTATGCAAGTCCCAAAAGTAGATAAAGTTGTTATCAATATGGGCGTAGGTGATGCTATTTTTAATGTTAAAGTTTTGGATGATGTAGTAGAAGAATTAAAATTATTAAGCGGACAAAGCCCTGTTATCACTAAAGCCAAAAAAGCTATTTCTAATTTTAAATTACGTGAAGGCATGCCAATTGGAGCTAAAGTGACTTTAAGAGGAGCCCGTAAAGAAGCTTTTTTATACAAACTAACTCGTTTAGTTTTACCCCGTGTAAGAGATTTTAGAGGTATTTCTGGCAAATCTTTTGACGGCAGAGGGAATTACGCTCTAGGATTAAAAGAACAAATCGTTTTTCCAGAAATTAATATCGACAAAGTTAAAAAAATTCGTGGCATGGATATCATCATTGTAACAACTGCCAAAAATAACACTCAAGCCAAAAAGCTTTTAGAGCTTTATGGTATGCCGTTTAAAAATTAA
- the rplX gene encoding 50S ribosomal protein L24, with translation MRIKVGETVAILAGKDRFVTDESGKKMIKTGKVLKVFAKTQKIIVEGVNIKTKHQPPSQNEEKGAIVKQEAPIHVSNVALVDPQTQTSTKVGIRIQSGKKVRYAKKSNQTLDEKN, from the coding sequence ATGCGTATTAAAGTAGGAGAAACAGTAGCTATTTTAGCTGGCAAAGATCGTTTTGTAACAGACGAATCAGGTAAAAAAATGATTAAAACAGGCAAAGTATTAAAAGTTTTTGCTAAAACTCAAAAAATTATTGTTGAAGGTGTCAACATCAAAACCAAACACCAACCCCCTTCCCAAAACGAAGAAAAGGGCGCCATCGTTAAACAAGAAGCTCCCATTCATGTTTCTAATGTAGCTTTAGTAGACCCCCAAACACAAACTTCCACTAAAGTAGGAATTCGCATACAATCAGGTAAAAAAGTTCGTTATGCTAAAAAATCAAATCAAACATTAGACGAAAAAAATTAA
- the rplN gene encoding 50S ribosomal protein L14, producing the protein MIQRESRLVVADNSGAKEVLVIGILGGTRRSHVNIGDIVVVTVKSGSGTVKKHDVLKAVIVRTKKGLRRKNGSYIKFDDNAVVLLKEDLNIIGTRIFGPVVRELSDKKFSKIVSLAQLVL; encoded by the coding sequence ATGATTCAACGAGAAAGTCGTTTAGTTGTAGCTGATAACAGTGGCGCTAAAGAAGTTTTAGTTATTGGCATTTTAGGAGGAACTCGTCGTAGTCATGTAAATATCGGAGATATTGTAGTAGTAACTGTTAAATCGGGTTCTGGTACAGTTAAAAAACATGACGTTCTAAAAGCTGTCATTGTACGCACCAAAAAAGGTCTAAGACGTAAAAATGGTTCTTACATTAAATTTGACGATAATGCTGTAGTACTTTTAAAAGAGGATTTAAATATTATTGGCACCCGTATTTTTGGTCCAGTAGTTAGAGAATTGAGTGATAAGAAATTTTCCAAAATAGTTTCTTTAGCCCAATTAGTTTTGTAA
- the rpsQ gene encoding 30S ribosomal protein S17 translates to MQRNFRKTFVGKVVSDKMDKTITVIVDIYKKDPLYGKRVKQSKKFHVHDENQEAKPGDLVNFMETRPLSKTKRFRLFKILYHSKSAN, encoded by the coding sequence ATGCAACGTAATTTTAGAAAAACTTTCGTAGGTAAAGTGGTTTCAGATAAAATGGATAAAACCATTACTGTTATTGTTGATATTTACAAAAAAGACCCTTTATATGGCAAAAGAGTGAAACAATCGAAAAAATTCCACGTCCATGATGAAAATCAAGAAGCCAAACCAGGCGATTTAGTTAATTTTATGGAAACAAGACCTCTTTCTAAAACTAAAAGATTTCGATTATTCAAAATTCTTTACCATTCAAAGAGTGCAAATTAA
- the rpmC gene encoding 50S ribosomal protein L29 yields MKTQEILKLNPEELENKVDKLKQELFDLRFQLALGKLTNTAKIKKLKKTIARIKTILTQKNNQAQTDSTPTFVTSTVKPVLTKPTLTSQPTTPDLDDAVETIKEEQQ; encoded by the coding sequence ATGAAAACTCAAGAAATTTTAAAATTAAATCCAGAAGAATTAGAAAACAAAGTAGACAAATTAAAGCAAGAACTGTTTGATTTGCGTTTTCAATTAGCTTTAGGCAAACTAACTAACACTGCCAAAATCAAAAAACTTAAAAAAACCATTGCTCGCATCAAAACCATCCTAACCCAAAAAAACAATCAAGCACAAACAGACTCTACCCCGACTTTTGTCACTTCCACTGTCAAACCTGTTTTAACAAAACCAACCCTAACCTCACAACCAACTACCCCTGATTTAGATGATGCTGTAGAAACTATCAAGGAGGAACAACAATAA
- the rplP gene encoding 50S ribosomal protein L16: MLMPKRTKYRRPHRVSFEGKSKGKNVIANGNHALVAKEGAFITNKQIEAARIAMTRYMKRTGKVWINIFPHLSLTKKPLEVRMGSGKGSPEEWVSVVKTGKVLFEVKDTTNSSKVETEALRLASHKLPIKTKIVKKGAEI, encoded by the coding sequence ATGTTAATGCCAAAAAGAACTAAATATCGTCGTCCTCACCGCGTTAGTTTTGAAGGAAAATCCAAAGGTAAAAATGTTATTGCCAACGGAAACCACGCTTTGGTTGCCAAAGAAGGTGCTTTTATCACCAACAAACAAATTGAAGCCGCTCGTATCGCAATGACACGTTACATGAAAAGAACAGGAAAAGTGTGGATTAACATTTTCCCACATCTATCATTAACTAAAAAACCTTTAGAAGTAAGAATGGGTTCTGGTAAAGGTTCTCCTGAAGAATGGGTATCTGTGGTAAAAACAGGTAAAGTTTTGTTTGAAGTTAAAGACACCACTAATTCCTCCAAAGTAGAAACAGAAGCTTTAAGACTGGCGTCTCACAAACTACCGATTAAAACTAAAATCGTTAAAAAAGGTGCTGAAATATGA
- the rpsC gene encoding 30S ribosomal protein S3 gives MGQKTNPNGLRLGIIRTWESQWCVNDKEIPNLIKEDFLIRKLINNFAKKSAISQIDIERLKEKNKNRITISVHTAKPGVIIGKDGDTRNKLVAKLKELTQKDVNLNVLEVKNSDKVALLIAQNMAEKLENRMFFRRVQKMAIQKAIKAGAKGVKTLISGRLGGAEIARSEGHAEGRVPLHTLRADIDYAAVEAHTTYGVLGIKVWIFHGEVLPGQTILDTRKLFASQSSNNPNRRPRNFKGGNNNHVNAKKN, from the coding sequence GTGGGTCAAAAAACTAATCCTAACGGATTAAGATTAGGCATTATTAGAACTTGGGAATCTCAATGGTGTGTTAATGATAAAGAAATTCCTAATTTAATTAAAGAAGATTTTTTAATTCGTAAACTAATCAATAATTTTGCTAAAAAAAGCGCTATAAGTCAAATTGACATCGAACGCCTAAAAGAAAAAAATAAAAACCGTATCACTATTTCTGTTCACACCGCTAAACCAGGCGTTATTATTGGAAAAGACGGCGATACACGCAACAAATTAGTTGCTAAACTTAAAGAACTTACTCAAAAAGACGTTAATCTTAACGTTTTAGAAGTTAAAAACTCTGATAAAGTCGCTTTATTAATTGCTCAAAATATGGCTGAAAAACTAGAAAATCGTATGTTTTTCCGCCGTGTTCAAAAAATGGCAATCCAAAAAGCAATAAAAGCAGGTGCCAAAGGAGTAAAAACTTTAATTTCTGGTCGTTTGGGTGGTGCTGAAATAGCTCGAAGCGAAGGACATGCCGAAGGCAGAGTTCCTCTACACACTCTAAGAGCAGACATCGATTACGCTGCTGTTGAAGCTCACACTACTTATGGAGTTTTAGGAATTAAAGTATGGATTTTCCACGGTGAAGTTTTACCAGGACAAACCATTCTAGACACTAGAAAATTGTTTGCTTCGCAATCTTCTAATAACCCTAACAGGCGCCCTCGCAATTTCAAAGGAGGCAACAATAATCATGTTAATGCCAAAAAGAACTAA
- the rplV gene encoding 50S ribosomal protein L22 — METKNAKAIARKVSIAPRKARLVVDLIRGKNIAQAQAILTFTPKVAAPVILKLLNSAVSNAVNNLKLNREQLYVKEVFVNEGFRLKRMFPRAKGSGDMIKKRTSHITLVITSSTNLQTSKEEEQSGSKN, encoded by the coding sequence ATGGAAACCAAAAACGCCAAAGCGATTGCTAGAAAAGTTTCAATCGCCCCTCGAAAAGCACGTTTAGTTGTTGATTTAATTCGAGGAAAAAATATTGCACAAGCTCAAGCCATTTTAACTTTTACCCCTAAAGTAGCTGCTCCCGTTATTTTAAAACTTTTAAACAGTGCTGTTTCCAATGCTGTTAATAATTTAAAATTAAACCGCGAACAACTTTATGTTAAAGAAGTTTTTGTCAACGAAGGTTTTCGTTTAAAACGTATGTTTCCAAGAGCTAAAGGTTCTGGCGATATGATTAAAAAAAGAACCAGCCACATTACTTTAGTAATAACTTCTAGCACAAACTTGCAAACATCAAAGGAGGAAGAACAAAGTGGGTCAAAAAACTAA
- the rpsS gene encoding 30S ribosomal protein S19: protein MPRSVKKGPIVASHLLAKIEKQKNLKNKKVIQTWSRSSTITPIFVGHKIAVYNGREHIPVYITENMVGHKLGEFSPTRTYRGHNKKDKKMQKK from the coding sequence ATGCCACGTTCAGTTAAAAAAGGACCTATTGTTGCTAGCCATCTATTAGCAAAAATAGAAAAACAAAAAAACTTAAAAAACAAAAAAGTGATCCAAACTTGGTCACGCAGTTCTACAATTACACCTATTTTTGTAGGACACAAAATCGCAGTTTATAATGGGCGCGAACATATTCCAGTCTATATTACAGAAAACATGGTAGGACATAAGTTAGGTGAATTTTCCCCTACACGCACTTACCGCGGACACAACAAAAAAGACAAAAAAATGCAAAAAAAATAA
- the rplB gene encoding 50S ribosomal protein L2 produces the protein MAIKKYKPTTNGCRNMSVSAFSEITTQTPERSLLVSHKDQAGRNNQGKITVRHRGGGVKRKYRLIDFKRNKDNIVGKVATIEYDPNRSANIALIHYVDGEKRYILAPKGLTVGMQIVSGKETDIKVANCLPLMNIPVGTTVHNIELKPGKGGQIARSAGSSCQIISREDKYVLLRLQSGEVRKVLATCRATIGEIGNESYKLINYGKAGKKRFLGIRPTVRGSAMNPNDHPHGGGEGRAPIGRKSPMTPWGKKARGVKTRDRKKASNALIIRRRKK, from the coding sequence ATGGCAATTAAAAAATATAAGCCTACCACAAATGGATGTCGCAATATGAGTGTTTCTGCTTTTTCAGAAATCACCACTCAAACTCCTGAAAGAAGTTTATTGGTATCTCATAAAGACCAAGCCGGACGCAACAATCAAGGTAAAATTACAGTAAGACATCGTGGCGGCGGCGTTAAAAGAAAATACCGTTTAATTGATTTTAAAAGAAACAAAGATAACATTGTTGGCAAAGTAGCTACCATTGAGTACGATCCAAACCGCAGTGCTAACATCGCTTTAATTCACTATGTAGACGGCGAAAAAAGATACATTCTTGCTCCTAAAGGACTTACAGTAGGGATGCAAATTGTCTCTGGTAAGGAAACAGATATTAAAGTTGCCAATTGCCTTCCTTTAATGAATATTCCAGTAGGAACCACGGTTCATAACATCGAATTAAAACCAGGCAAAGGCGGACAAATTGCTCGTAGTGCTGGTTCTTCTTGTCAAATTATTAGTAGAGAAGACAAATACGTACTATTACGTCTTCAATCAGGCGAAGTTCGCAAAGTGCTTGCAACTTGTCGTGCTACTATCGGAGAGATCGGTAACGAATCTTACAAACTAATTAATTACGGCAAAGCAGGCAAAAAACGTTTCTTAGGAATAAGACCAACAGTAAGAGGTTCTGCTATGAACCCGAACGATCACCCTCATGGCGGTGGTGAAGGTAGAGCTCCTATTGGACGCAAATCACCAATGACACCTTGGGGTAAAAAAGCTCGCGGGGTCAAAACTCGTGACCGCAAAAAAGCATCTAATGCTTTAATTATTAGGCGTCGTAAAAAATAA
- the rplW gene encoding 50S ribosomal protein L23 — protein sequence MNKYYDLVKAPIITELTNKLIERQNKYTFKVAKTANKVEIKKALESIFQVKVLSVNTRNVLPQFKRKGKFEGYTSGYKKAICKLAPGQKIKILANE from the coding sequence ATGAATAAATACTATGATTTAGTTAAAGCACCAATCATTACTGAATTAACTAATAAATTGATCGAAAGACAAAATAAATACACCTTTAAAGTTGCCAAAACAGCTAATAAAGTAGAAATTAAAAAAGCTTTAGAAAGCATTTTCCAAGTTAAAGTTTTATCAGTTAACACTCGCAACGTTTTACCACAATTCAAAAGAAAAGGCAAATTTGAAGGTTATACTTCTGGTTATAAAAAAGCTATTTGTAAATTAGCTCCGGGACAAAAAATTAAAATCCTTGCTAATGAATAA
- the rplD gene encoding 50S ribosomal protein L4, which yields MPKINILNQQGDLVSEKVLATTVFDIKPNQQVLYDVVNAQRAAMRQGTHATKTRALVAGGGKKPWRQKGTGRARHGSIRSPLWRGGGVTFGPSPRNYSVKVNQKVRILALKSALSLQVQNNQLVVLDNINLATHKTKDFQQMLQKLNITSKSLIVVTQMTEQLALASRNLSYITLETASHASVYQILNCKQLVLTADAVNYFEEVLK from the coding sequence ATGCCAAAAATTAATATCCTTAATCAACAAGGCGACTTAGTTTCTGAAAAGGTTTTAGCAACTACTGTTTTTGACATTAAACCTAATCAACAAGTTTTATACGACGTTGTAAATGCTCAAAGAGCCGCAATGCGTCAAGGCACACACGCTACCAAAACTCGCGCTTTGGTAGCTGGCGGAGGTAAAAAACCGTGGAGACAAAAAGGAACTGGTCGTGCTCGTCATGGCTCCATTCGCTCTCCTTTATGGCGCGGTGGCGGAGTTACTTTTGGACCTTCCCCAAGAAATTATTCTGTTAAAGTAAACCAAAAAGTACGCATTCTAGCTCTAAAATCAGCTTTATCACTCCAAGTTCAAAATAATCAATTAGTAGTTTTAGACAACATTAATTTAGCAACTCACAAAACTAAAGATTTCCAACAAATGTTACAAAAATTAAACATCACTTCCAAATCCTTAATTGTAGTTACTCAAATGACAGAACAATTAGCTTTGGCTTCTCGCAATCTATCTTATATTACTTTAGAAACAGCTTCTCATGCAAGTGTTTATCAAATCCTTAATTGCAAACAATTAGTTCTAACTGCTGATGCTGTTAACTATTTTGAAGAGGTTTTGAAATAA
- the rplC gene encoding 50S ribosomal protein L3 → MAQGILGKKIGMTQVFNEQGELVPVTIVDVAANVVLQQKNVDQDGYQATQIGFCDKREKNTSKPMLGHFKKATTAPKRFIKEINFSSDVNSNLANLVVGALITNDLFQVGDLVDVTGTSKGKGFAGSIKRHNQSRGPESHGSRYHRRPGSMGPIKGKLKGKKLPGHMGYETVTIQNLAILSIDTEKNLFLIKGNVPGPNKGFVMIKSAVKKLTKEQTHAKN, encoded by the coding sequence ATGGCTCAAGGAATCTTAGGTAAAAAAATAGGAATGACTCAAGTTTTTAACGAACAAGGAGAATTAGTTCCAGTAACAATAGTAGATGTTGCAGCCAATGTTGTTTTGCAACAAAAAAACGTTGACCAAGACGGCTATCAAGCTACTCAAATAGGTTTTTGCGATAAAAGAGAAAAAAACACTTCTAAACCTATGTTAGGTCATTTTAAAAAAGCAACTACTGCCCCTAAGCGCTTCATTAAAGAAATTAATTTTAGTTCGGATGTCAACTCAAACCTAGCTAATTTAGTGGTAGGCGCGCTAATCACAAACGATTTATTTCAAGTAGGTGATTTAGTTGATGTAACAGGAACTTCCAAAGGTAAAGGTTTTGCTGGTTCTATTAAAAGGCACAACCAAAGCAGAGGTCCTGAAAGTCACGGGTCTCGTTATCACCGTCGTCCAGGTTCAATGGGTCCTATTAAAGGCAAATTAAAAGGTAAAAAACTACCAGGACACATGGGATACGAAACTGTTACTATTCAAAATTTAGCTATTCTTTCAATTGATACTGAAAAAAATTTATTCTTAATTAAAGGCAATGTCCCAGGACCTAATAAAGGTTTTGTAATGATCAAATCTGCTGTAAAAAAATTGACAAAGGAGCAAACGCATGCCAAAAATTAA
- the rpsJ gene encoding 30S ribosomal protein S10, translated as MNKKEKEIIKIILRAYDHHLIDQAAKKIIDIVSKTGVNIEGPIPLPTRKEVFTVLRSPFVNKDSREQFERRTHKRLIQIINPNKKTIESLMHISLPTAIDILLKK; from the coding sequence GTGAACAAAAAAGAAAAAGAAATTATCAAAATAATTCTAAGAGCCTATGACCATCATTTAATTGATCAAGCAGCTAAAAAAATTATTGATATTGTCTCTAAAACAGGAGTAAATATTGAAGGTCCAATACCTCTTCCTACCAGAAAAGAAGTATTTACTGTTTTGCGTTCCCCTTTCGTCAACAAAGATTCAAGAGAACAATTTGAACGACGCACTCACAAACGTTTAATTCAAATTATCAATCCCAATAAAAAAACAATTGAATCTTTAATGCACATTAGTTTACCAACTGCAATTGATATTTTGTTAAAAAAATAA
- the rpmF gene encoding 50S ribosomal protein L32: MAVPFRRTGKTAKRKRRTHYKLSNPALVLCKETNAFTLSHRVTKNSGYYKGKLILENKPSKAQKTTDN, from the coding sequence ATGGCTGTTCCTTTTAGACGCACCGGAAAAACGGCAAAAAGAAAAAGACGTACTCATTATAAGTTAAGTAATCCTGCTTTAGTACTTTGCAAAGAAACTAATGCTTTTACTTTGTCTCACAGAGTTACTAAAAATAGTGGTTATTACAAAGGAAAACTTATTTTAGAAAATAAACCTTCTAAAGCTCAAAAAACAACTGACAATTAA